From a region of the Andrena cerasifolii isolate SP2316 chromosome 13, iyAndCera1_principal, whole genome shotgun sequence genome:
- the LOC143376120 gene encoding uncharacterized protein LOC143376120: MNRPLLSFLAATSADGAEESWDQNVKKVQNAINCTTNRTTRKSPTQLLFGYKPRSLADARLLAQIQDTLDQVDLQEMRDTAKAVTDAEEAEQKRRFDARRCKPPKYAVGDVVMVASNPGATGGSRKLLAVAKGPYKVTAVLPNDRYEVHDLRDLKKSPNRRSVVAVDSMRRWVTFDATQ, translated from the coding sequence ATGAATCGCCCACTTCTGAGTTTTCTTGCAGCCACAAGTGCGGATGGGGCAGAAGAATCATGGGACCAGAACGTGAAAAAGGTCCAGAATGCAATCAATTGCACCACCAACCGGACTACCCGGAAGTCACCTACGCAGCTCCTGTTTGGATACAAGCCGCGTAGTCTGGCGGATGCGAGGCTGCTAGCTCAGATCCAGGACACGTTAGACCAGGTGGATCTCCAGGAGATGCGCGACACGGCGAAAGCTGTTACGGATGCGGAAGAAGCGGAGCAAAAAAGGCGATTTGATGCGAGGAGATGCAAACCTCCTAAGTACGCAGTAGGAGATGTGGTCATGGTGGCATCTAACCCCGGAGCAACCGGAGGGAGCAGGAAGCTACTGGCAGTGGCTAAGGGTCCCTACAAGGTCACCGCAGTTCTACCCAATGACCGGTATGAGGTACACGACCTGCGGGATCTGAAGAAGTCCCCTAACCGTCGTAGCGTGGTAGCCGTCGACAGCATGCGGAGATGGGTCACGTTTGATGCCACTCAGTAA